One Pseudomonas lalucatii genomic window carries:
- the sdhC gene encoding succinate dehydrogenase, cytochrome b556 subunit: MNSQRPVNLDLRTIKLPVTAYTSILHRISGVILFVGIAVLLFGLDKSLASEEGFAQVKECLTSPLAKFVIWGLLSALLYHLVAGVRHLIMDMGIGETLEGGKLGSQIVIAVSVVVILLLGVWIW, translated from the coding sequence GTGAATAGCCAACGACCTGTAAACCTAGACCTTAGGACTATCAAACTCCCAGTCACCGCTTACACGTCCATTCTTCACCGTATCTCCGGTGTCATCCTCTTCGTCGGTATCGCCGTGCTGCTGTTCGGCCTCGACAAGTCGCTGGCGTCCGAGGAGGGCTTCGCCCAGGTGAAGGAATGTTTGACCAGTCCGCTGGCCAAGTTCGTGATCTGGGGTCTGCTGTCCGCTCTGCTGTACCACCTGGTGGCCGGTGTGCGCCACTTGATCATGGACATGGGCATCGGTGAGACGCTGGAAGGCGGCAAGCTGGGCTCGCAAATCGTCATCGCCGTTTCGGTGGTCGTGATCCTGCTGCTGGGGGTGTGGATATGGTAA
- the gltA gene encoding citrate synthase, producing the protein MADKKAQLIIEGAAPVELPVLTGTVGPDVIDVRGLTATGRFTFDPGFMSTASCESKITYIDGDQGVLLHRGYPIEQLAEHSDYLETCYLLLNGELPNVEQKAAFVSSIKNHTMVHEQLKTFFNGFRRDAHPMAIMCGVVGALSAFYHDSLDINNPQHRDISAMRLIAKMPTLAAMVYKYSMGQPMMYPRNDLNYAENFLHMMFNTPCEIKPISPVLAKAMDKIFILHADHEQNASTSTVRLAGSSGANPFACIAAGIAALWGPAHGGANEAVLSMLDEIGDVSNIDAFIARAKDKNDPFKLMGFGHRVYKNRDPRATVMKQTCDEVLAELGITNDPQLALAMRLEEIALTDPYFKERNLYPNVDFYSGIILKAIGIPTSMFTVIFALARTVGWISHWKEMLSSPYKIGRPRQLYTGHPQRDLPR; encoded by the coding sequence ATGGCTGACAAAAAAGCGCAGTTGATCATCGAGGGCGCAGCCCCCGTCGAACTGCCCGTCCTAACCGGCACCGTTGGTCCCGATGTAATCGACGTACGGGGCCTGACCGCCACGGGCCGTTTCACTTTTGATCCTGGCTTTATGTCCACCGCCTCGTGCGAGTCGAAGATCACCTATATCGACGGCGACCAGGGCGTCCTGTTGCACCGCGGCTACCCCATCGAGCAGCTGGCCGAGCATTCCGACTACCTGGAAACCTGCTACCTGCTGCTCAACGGCGAACTGCCGAACGTGGAGCAGAAGGCCGCCTTCGTCAGCTCCATCAAGAACCACACCATGGTTCACGAGCAGCTGAAGACCTTCTTCAACGGCTTCCGCCGCGATGCCCACCCCATGGCCATCATGTGCGGCGTGGTCGGCGCCCTCTCGGCCTTCTACCACGACTCCCTGGACATCAATAATCCGCAGCACCGCGACATCTCCGCGATGCGCCTGATCGCCAAGATGCCGACCCTGGCGGCGATGGTGTACAAGTACTCCATGGGCCAGCCGATGATGTATCCGCGCAACGATCTGAACTACGCGGAAAACTTCCTGCACATGATGTTCAACACCCCGTGCGAGATCAAACCGATCAGCCCGGTGCTGGCCAAGGCGATGGACAAGATCTTCATCCTCCACGCCGATCATGAACAGAACGCCTCGACCTCGACCGTGCGCCTGGCCGGCTCGTCCGGCGCCAACCCCTTCGCCTGCATCGCCGCCGGTATCGCCGCCCTCTGGGGCCCGGCCCACGGCGGCGCCAACGAAGCCGTGCTGAGCATGCTCGACGAGATCGGCGACGTGTCCAACATCGACGCCTTCATCGCCAGGGCCAAGGACAAGAACGACCCGTTCAAGCTGATGGGCTTCGGTCACCGCGTGTACAAGAACCGCGACCCGCGCGCCACCGTGATGAAGCAGACCTGCGACGAAGTGCTGGCCGAGCTCGGCATCACCAACGACCCGCAACTGGCACTGGCCATGCGCCTGGAAGAGATCGCCCTGACCGATCCCTACTTCAAGGAACGCAACCTGTACCCGAACGTCGACTTCTATTCGGGCATCATCCTCAAGGCGATCGGCATTCCGACCAGCATGTTCACCGTGATCTTCGCCCTGGCGCGGACCGTCGGCTGGATTTCGCACTGGAAGGAAATGCTCTCCAGCCCGTACAAGATCGGCCGCCCGCGCCAGCTGTACACCGGCCACCCGCAGCGCGACCTGCCGCGCTAA
- the sdhD gene encoding succinate dehydrogenase, hydrophobic membrane anchor protein: MVTNVTNFSRSGLYDWMAQRVSAVVLAAYVLFLLGFVVVNPGMGYAEWHGLFSATAMRIFSLLALVALSAHAWVGMWTISTDYLTPMALGKSATAVRFLFQAACGIAMFAFFVWGVQILWGI; the protein is encoded by the coding sequence ATGGTAACCAATGTCACGAACTTCTCGCGTTCGGGCCTCTATGACTGGATGGCTCAGCGGGTTTCTGCGGTCGTTCTCGCGGCTTATGTGTTGTTCCTGCTGGGTTTCGTAGTCGTTAACCCCGGCATGGGTTATGCCGAATGGCATGGTCTGTTCTCCGCTACTGCGATGCGCATCTTCAGTCTGCTGGCCTTGGTGGCGCTCAGCGCCCACGCCTGGGTCGGCATGTGGACGATTTCCACCGACTACCTGACGCCGATGGCGCTGGGCAAGTCGGCGACTGCCGTGCGTTTTCTCTTCCAGGCCGCGTGTGGCATTGCCATGTTCGCGTTTTTCGTCTGGGGCGTGCAGATTCTTTGGGGTATCTGA
- a CDS encoding succinate dehydrogenase iron-sulfur subunit, translated as MLQVSVYRYNPEQDAAPFMQDFQVDTGGKDIMVLDVLALIKEQDEGFSYRRSCREGVCGSDGMNINGKNGLACITPISAAGLKGGKLVIRPLPGLPVIRDLVVDMSIFYKQYEKVQPFLQNDTPAPAIERLQSPEDREKLDGLYECILCACCSTSCPSFWWNPDKFLGPAALLQAYRFLADSRDTKTEERLAALDDPFSVFRCRGIMNCVNVCPKGLNPTKAIGHVRNMLLQSGT; from the coding sequence ATGTTGCAAGTCAGTGTTTATCGCTACAACCCGGAGCAGGACGCTGCGCCGTTCATGCAGGACTTCCAGGTCGACACCGGCGGCAAGGACATCATGGTCCTCGACGTGCTGGCGCTGATCAAGGAACAGGACGAGGGCTTCTCCTATCGCCGCTCCTGCCGTGAGGGCGTGTGCGGCTCCGACGGTATGAACATCAACGGCAAGAACGGCCTGGCCTGCATCACGCCGATTTCCGCGGCCGGGCTCAAGGGCGGCAAGCTGGTGATCCGTCCGCTGCCGGGCCTGCCGGTGATCCGTGACCTGGTCGTCGATATGAGCATCTTCTACAAGCAGTACGAGAAGGTGCAGCCGTTCCTGCAGAACGACACCCCGGCGCCGGCCATCGAGCGCCTGCAGTCGCCCGAGGACCGCGAGAAGCTGGACGGCCTGTACGAGTGCATCCTGTGCGCCTGCTGCTCGACCAGCTGCCCGTCGTTCTGGTGGAACCCGGACAAGTTCCTCGGCCCCGCCGCGCTGCTGCAAGCCTACCGCTTCCTGGCCGACAGCCGCGACACCAAGACCGAGGAGCGTCTGGCCGCACTGGATGACCCGTTCAGCGTGTTCCGCTGCCGCGGCATCATGAACTGCGTGAACGTTTGCCCCAAGGGTCTGAACCCGACCAAGGCGATCGGTCACGTACGCAACATGTTGCTGCAGAGCGGTACCTGA
- a CDS encoding pyrimidine/purine nucleoside phosphorylase, whose product MFKVNEYFDGTVKSIAFDMAAGPATIGVMAAGEYEFGTNQLEVMHVVAGALTVQLPGSDSWETFAAGSQFTVPANSKFQLKVAVDSAYLCEYR is encoded by the coding sequence ATGTTCAAGGTCAACGAATACTTCGACGGCACCGTCAAATCCATCGCCTTCGACATGGCCGCGGGCCCGGCTACCATCGGCGTGATGGCCGCGGGCGAGTACGAGTTCGGCACCAACCAGCTGGAAGTGATGCATGTGGTCGCCGGCGCCCTGACCGTACAACTGCCGGGCAGCGACAGCTGGGAAACCTTCGCCGCCGGCAGCCAGTTCACCGTTCCGGCCAACAGCAAGTTCCAGCTGAAGGTCGCCGTCGACAGCGCCTATCTCTGCGAATACCGCTGA
- the sdhA gene encoding succinate dehydrogenase flavoprotein subunit: MTSIRTLSYDAIIVGGGGAGMRAALQLAQGGHKTAVVTKVFPTRSHTVSAQGGITCAIASADPNDDWRWHMYDTVKGSDYIGDQDAIEYMCSVGPEAVFELEHMGLPFSRTEQGRIYQRPFGGQSKDFGKGGQAARTCAAADRTGHALLHTLYQANLKAGTSFLNEWYAVDLVKNQDGAIVGVIAICLETGETVYIRSKAVVLATGGAGRIYASTTNALINTGDGVGMALRAGVPVQDIEMWQFHPTGIAGAGVLVTEGCRGEGGYLINKHGERFMERYAPNAKDLAGRDVVARSMVKEIIAGNGCGPEGDHVMLKLDHLGEDVLHSRLPGICELSKTFAHVDPVVAPVPVVPTCHYMMGGVATNIHGQAITQDANGNDKIIEGLFAVGEVACVSVHGANRLGGNSLLDLVVFGRAAGLHLEKALKEGVEVRGASETDIEQSLKRLAGVNERSTGEDVAPLRKELQNCMQNYFGVFRTGEYMQKGITQLADLRERIANVKIADKSQAFNTARIEALELQNLLEVAEATAVAAEVRKESRGAHAREDFEERDDENWLCHSLYFPGEKRVSKRAVNFAPKTVPAFEPKVRTY, encoded by the coding sequence ATGACTAGCATTCGTACTCTTTCTTATGACGCCATCATCGTAGGTGGCGGCGGCGCCGGCATGCGCGCAGCGCTGCAGCTGGCCCAGGGCGGCCACAAGACCGCGGTGGTCACCAAGGTCTTCCCGACCCGTTCGCACACCGTTTCCGCCCAGGGCGGCATCACCTGTGCCATCGCTTCGGCCGACCCGAACGACGATTGGCGCTGGCACATGTACGACACCGTCAAGGGCTCCGACTACATCGGTGACCAGGACGCCATCGAGTACATGTGTTCCGTAGGGCCGGAGGCCGTGTTCGAGCTCGAACACATGGGGCTGCCGTTCTCCCGTACCGAGCAGGGGCGCATCTATCAGCGTCCGTTCGGCGGCCAGTCCAAGGACTTCGGCAAGGGCGGCCAGGCTGCCCGTACCTGCGCCGCGGCCGACCGTACCGGTCACGCCCTGCTGCACACCCTGTACCAGGCCAACCTCAAGGCCGGCACCTCGTTCCTCAACGAGTGGTACGCGGTCGACCTGGTGAAGAACCAGGACGGCGCTATCGTCGGTGTCATCGCCATCTGCCTGGAAACCGGCGAAACCGTCTATATCCGCTCCAAGGCCGTGGTGCTGGCGACCGGCGGTGCCGGTCGCATCTATGCGTCCACCACCAATGCCCTGATCAACACCGGTGACGGCGTCGGCATGGCCCTGCGGGCCGGCGTGCCGGTGCAGGACATCGAGATGTGGCAGTTCCACCCGACCGGTATCGCCGGTGCCGGCGTGCTGGTGACCGAAGGCTGCCGTGGCGAAGGCGGCTACCTGATCAACAAGCACGGCGAGCGCTTCATGGAGCGCTATGCGCCGAACGCCAAGGACCTGGCCGGCCGCGACGTGGTCGCCCGTTCCATGGTCAAGGAAATCATCGCCGGCAATGGCTGTGGTCCGGAAGGCGACCATGTGATGCTGAAGCTCGACCACCTCGGCGAGGACGTGCTGCACAGCCGCCTGCCGGGCATCTGCGAACTGTCGAAGACCTTCGCCCATGTCGATCCGGTCGTCGCGCCGGTGCCGGTGGTCCCGACCTGCCACTATATGATGGGCGGCGTCGCCACCAACATCCATGGCCAGGCCATCACCCAGGATGCCAACGGTAACGACAAGATCATCGAGGGCCTGTTCGCCGTGGGCGAAGTGGCCTGCGTGTCGGTGCACGGTGCCAACCGCCTGGGCGGCAACTCGCTGCTCGACCTGGTGGTATTCGGTCGCGCTGCCGGCCTGCACCTGGAGAAGGCGCTGAAGGAGGGTGTCGAGGTCCGTGGCGCCTCCGAGACCGACATCGAGCAGTCGCTCAAGCGCCTGGCCGGGGTCAACGAGCGCAGCACCGGCGAAGACGTGGCACCGCTGCGCAAGGAACTGCAGAACTGCATGCAGAACTACTTCGGCGTGTTCCGCACCGGCGAGTACATGCAGAAGGGCATCACCCAGCTGGCCGACCTGCGCGAGCGCATCGCCAACGTCAAGATCGCCGACAAGAGCCAGGCGTTCAACACGGCGCGCATCGAGGCGCTGGAGCTGCAGAACCTGCTCGAGGTGGCCGAGGCGACCGCGGTGGCCGCAGAAGTGCGCAAGGAGTCCCGTGGCGCCCATGCCCGCGAAGACTTCGAAGAGCGCGATGACGAGAACTGGCTGTGCCACTCCCTGTATTTCCCGGGTGAGAAGCGCGTGAGCAAGCGCGCCGTCAACTTCGCGCCGAAGACAGTGCCGGCGTTTGAACCCAAGGTTCGGACTTATTAA
- the rhtA gene encoding threonine/homoserine exporter RhtA, whose amino-acid sequence MQGRAALAPIALLLVAMLSIQGGASLAKSLFPLVGAEGTTALRLGLGAVILALIMRPWRAHLSLEGGQALLAYGLALGGMNLLFYMALQTVPLGIAVALEFTGPLALALFSSRRALDFAWVALAIFGLWLLLPGDATNSRLDPLGAALALGAGLCWTLYIVFGQKAGAAYGRQTVALGTLVAALLVMPIGLWQAGASLFALDLLPVALAVAVLSSALPYSLEMVALTRLPTRTFSVLMSMEPAIAALSGLLLLGERLDWSQWLAIGAIVLASAGAAATIRPKGTPL is encoded by the coding sequence ATGCAGGGTCGCGCCGCCCTAGCCCCCATCGCCCTGCTGCTGGTGGCCATGCTCTCGATCCAGGGCGGCGCCTCCCTGGCCAAGAGCCTGTTCCCGCTGGTCGGCGCGGAAGGCACCACCGCCCTGCGCCTGGGTCTCGGCGCGGTGATTCTCGCCCTGATCATGCGCCCCTGGCGCGCGCACCTGAGCCTGGAAGGCGGCCAGGCGCTGCTGGCCTACGGCCTGGCGCTGGGCGGCATGAACCTGCTGTTCTACATGGCGCTGCAGACGGTGCCACTGGGGATCGCCGTGGCCCTGGAATTCACCGGGCCACTGGCCCTGGCCCTGTTTTCCTCGCGCCGCGCCCTGGACTTCGCCTGGGTCGCCCTGGCGATCTTCGGCCTGTGGCTGTTGCTACCCGGCGACGCGACAAACAGCCGGCTCGATCCACTCGGAGCCGCCCTGGCGCTCGGCGCCGGCCTGTGCTGGACCCTGTACATCGTCTTCGGCCAGAAGGCCGGCGCCGCATACGGCCGCCAGACCGTGGCCCTGGGCACCCTGGTCGCCGCCCTGCTGGTGATGCCCATCGGCCTGTGGCAGGCCGGCGCCAGCCTGTTCGCGCTCGATCTGCTGCCCGTCGCCCTGGCGGTCGCGGTGCTCTCCTCGGCCCTGCCCTACAGCCTGGAGATGGTCGCCCTGACGCGCCTGCCGACGCGCACCTTCAGCGTACTGATGAGCATGGAGCCGGCGATCGCGGCGCTGTCCGGCCTGCTGCTGCTCGGCGAGCGCCTGGACTGGAGCCAGTGGCTGGCCATCGGCGCAATCGTCCTCGCCTCGGCCGGCGCCGCCGCCACCATTCGCCCCAAGGGCACGCCGCTCTAG
- a CDS encoding NAD(P)-dependent oxidoreductase, with protein sequence MAKVAFIGLGVMGYPMAGHLVRAGHQLCVYNRTATKAAQWLTEHAGSSAPTPREAAQGADFVMVCVGNDDDLRAVVLGADGAFAGMTPGAVLVDHTTASANVARELAQRAAELHLGFLDAPVSGGQAGAQNGVLTVMVGGEAQAYAQVEPVLQAYARMVRLMGAAGSGQLTKMVNQICIGGLVQGLSEALHFAQCAGLDGHGAMEVISKGAAQSWQLENRHKTMLDGEFDFGFAVDWMRKDLAILLEEARRNGAQLPVTALVDQFYADVQAMGGGRWDTSSLIARLQASKRA encoded by the coding sequence ATGGCGAAGGTGGCCTTTATCGGTTTGGGCGTGATGGGCTATCCCATGGCGGGACATCTGGTGCGCGCCGGGCATCAGCTGTGTGTGTACAACCGCACGGCGACCAAGGCCGCGCAATGGCTGACGGAGCATGCCGGAAGCAGTGCGCCGACCCCGCGCGAGGCAGCGCAGGGCGCGGATTTCGTCATGGTGTGCGTGGGCAACGACGATGACCTGCGCGCCGTGGTGCTGGGTGCCGACGGTGCCTTCGCCGGCATGACCCCCGGCGCGGTGCTGGTCGATCACACCACGGCGTCGGCGAATGTCGCCCGCGAACTGGCCCAGCGGGCGGCCGAGCTGCACCTGGGCTTTCTCGATGCGCCGGTATCGGGTGGCCAGGCCGGTGCGCAGAACGGCGTGCTTACCGTAATGGTCGGCGGCGAGGCACAGGCCTACGCCCAGGTCGAGCCGGTGCTGCAGGCCTACGCGCGGATGGTGCGGCTGATGGGCGCCGCCGGCAGCGGACAGCTGACCAAGATGGTCAACCAGATCTGCATCGGCGGCCTGGTCCAGGGGCTCTCCGAGGCCCTGCACTTCGCTCAGTGCGCGGGGCTCGACGGGCATGGCGCGATGGAGGTGATCAGCAAGGGCGCGGCGCAATCCTGGCAGCTGGAGAATCGTCACAAGACCATGCTGGACGGGGAGTTCGACTTCGGTTTCGCCGTCGACTGGATGCGCAAGGATCTGGCGATCCTGCTCGAGGAGGCGCGCCGCAATGGCGCCCAGTTGCCCGTCACCGCGCTGGTCGACCAGTTCTACGCCGATGTGCAGGCGATGGGCGGCGGGCGCTGGGACACATCCAGCCTGATCGCCCGGCTGCAGGCGTCCAAGAGAGCCTGA
- a CDS encoding YkgJ family cysteine cluster protein, translating to MNCRAGCGACCIAPSISSPIPGMPQGKAAGERCIQLSADNFCGLFGKPERPAVCAAFQADAEVCGASREEAIRLLGWLEQSTAWAS from the coding sequence ATGAACTGCCGTGCCGGCTGTGGCGCCTGTTGCATCGCCCCTTCGATCAGTTCCCCCATTCCCGGCATGCCGCAAGGCAAGGCGGCCGGCGAGCGCTGCATACAGCTGTCGGCAGACAACTTTTGCGGCCTGTTCGGTAAGCCTGAGCGGCCGGCGGTATGCGCGGCGTTTCAGGCGGATGCCGAGGTGTGCGGCGCCAGTCGTGAAGAGGCCATTCGGCTGCTTGGCTGGCTGGAGCAGAGCACGGCCTGGGCCAGTTGA
- a CDS encoding thiol-disulfide oxidoreductase DCC family protein, producing the protein MSSGGSPPHIQPGERLVLFDGVCRLCNGWAKFLIRHDRQRRFRLAAVQSPEGRAILAWFGLPLERFDTMAYVEAGELFVRSTAVLRILGQLDWPWRALGLLRLCPRWLRDWAYDRIALNRYRLFGRYDSCLLPDPDHARRFLHD; encoded by the coding sequence ATGAGTTCAGGCGGGTCTCCCCCCCATATCCAGCCGGGCGAGCGACTGGTGCTGTTCGATGGCGTGTGCCGGCTGTGCAACGGTTGGGCGAAATTCCTGATCCGCCACGATCGCCAGCGGCGTTTCAGGCTGGCCGCCGTGCAGTCGCCCGAGGGGCGGGCGATCCTCGCCTGGTTCGGCCTGCCGCTGGAGCGCTTCGACACCATGGCCTATGTGGAGGCTGGCGAACTGTTCGTGCGCTCCACGGCGGTGCTGCGCATCCTCGGCCAGCTCGACTGGCCCTGGCGCGCCCTCGGCCTGTTGCGCCTGTGCCCCCGGTGGCTGCGCGACTGGGCCTACGACCGCATCGCGCTGAACCGCTATCGGCTGTTCGGCCGCTACGACAGCTGCCTGTTGCCCGACCCCGACCATGCCCGACGCTTCCTGCATGACTGA
- a CDS encoding ABC transporter transmembrane domain-containing protein → MIAILSSRQREALGMAWRFIAPYRGRVLGALLALLFTAAITLSMGQGIKLLVDQGLATQSPQALRDSIGLFFVLVLALAIGTFTRFYLVSWIGERFVADIRKRVFNHLIELHPGFYESNRSSEIQSRLTADTTLLQSVIGSSLSMALRNLIMLVGGVVLLIVTNPKLSGIVLLALPLVVAPILIFGRRVRQLSRLSQDRVADVGSYVGEVLGQIKTVQAYNHQAEDRRRFALSAEAAFDTARRRIRQRAWLVTLVIVLVLGAVGVMLWVGGMDVIAGRISGGELAAFVFYSLIVGSAFGTLSEVIGELQRAAGAAERIAELLRARNEIIPPTGDAVLQLRQPVRGRIELEGVRFAYPSRPGNYAVDGIDLSVAPGETLALVGPSGAGKSTLFDLLLRFFDPQQGRILIDGQAIERLDPAQLRRCFALVAQSPALFFGTVEDNIRYGRTEAGHAEVEAAARAAYAHEFIMRLPDGYQTHLGDAGLGLSGGQRQRLAIARALLVDAPILLLDEATSALDAQSEHLIQQALPRLMAGRTTLVIAHRLATVKSADRIAVIEHGRLVAVGSHAELMAGSPLYARLAALQFDAAG, encoded by the coding sequence ATGATCGCGATTCTTTCCTCCCGCCAGCGCGAGGCCCTGGGCATGGCCTGGCGCTTCATCGCACCCTATCGCGGGCGCGTTCTCGGTGCCCTGTTGGCGCTGCTGTTCACCGCCGCCATCACCCTGTCCATGGGGCAGGGCATCAAGCTGCTGGTGGACCAGGGCCTGGCGACCCAGTCGCCCCAGGCGCTGCGCGACTCGATCGGCCTGTTCTTCGTCCTGGTGCTGGCCCTGGCCATCGGCACCTTTACCCGTTTCTACCTGGTGTCGTGGATCGGCGAGCGTTTCGTCGCGGATATCCGCAAGCGGGTGTTCAACCACCTGATCGAGCTGCATCCCGGCTTCTACGAGAGCAACCGCAGCTCGGAGATCCAGTCGCGTCTGACCGCCGACACCACCCTGCTGCAGTCGGTGATCGGCTCGTCGCTGTCGATGGCGTTGCGCAACCTGATCATGCTGGTCGGCGGCGTCGTGCTGTTGATCGTCACCAACCCTAAGCTCAGCGGCATCGTGCTGCTGGCCTTGCCCCTGGTGGTGGCACCGATCCTGATCTTCGGCCGGCGGGTGCGTCAGCTGTCGCGCCTGAGTCAGGACCGGGTGGCCGATGTCGGCAGCTACGTCGGCGAGGTGCTCGGGCAGATCAAGACGGTGCAGGCCTACAACCACCAGGCCGAGGACCGGCGGCGCTTCGCCCTGTCGGCGGAAGCCGCCTTCGACACCGCACGCCGGCGCATCAGGCAGCGCGCCTGGCTGGTGACCCTGGTCATAGTGCTGGTCCTGGGGGCGGTGGGGGTGATGCTCTGGGTCGGCGGCATGGATGTGATCGCCGGGCGGATCTCCGGCGGCGAGCTGGCGGCCTTCGTCTTCTACAGCCTGATCGTCGGCTCGGCCTTCGGCACCCTCAGCGAGGTGATAGGCGAGCTGCAGCGGGCGGCGGGGGCGGCCGAGCGCATCGCCGAGCTATTGCGGGCGCGCAACGAAATCATCCCGCCGACCGGCGACGCCGTGCTGCAGCTGCGGCAGCCGGTGCGCGGGCGCATCGAGCTCGAGGGGGTGCGTTTCGCCTATCCCTCGCGCCCTGGCAACTATGCGGTCGACGGCATCGACCTGAGCGTCGCGCCCGGTGAGACCCTGGCCCTGGTCGGTCCGTCCGGTGCAGGCAAGTCGACCCTGTTCGACCTGTTGTTGCGCTTCTTCGATCCCCAGCAGGGACGCATCCTGATCGACGGCCAGGCCATCGAGCGGCTCGATCCCGCGCAGTTGCGGCGCTGCTTCGCCCTGGTGGCGCAGAGCCCTGCGCTGTTCTTCGGCACGGTCGAGGACAATATCCGCTACGGCAGGACCGAGGCCGGCCACGCCGAGGTCGAGGCTGCGGCGCGGGCGGCCTACGCCCATGAGTTCATCATGAGGTTGCCGGACGGCTACCAGACCCACCTCGGCGACGCCGGCCTGGGCCTGTCCGGCGGGCAGCGTCAGCGCCTGGCAATCGCCCGCGCGCTGCTGGTGGATGCGCCGATCCTGCTGCTGGACGAGGCCACCAGCGCGCTCGACGCGCAGAGCGAGCACCTGATCCAGCAGGCCTTGCCGCGGTTGATGGCCGGGCGCACCACCTTGGTGATCGCGCACCGCCTGGCGACGGTGAAGAGCGCCGACCGTATCGCCGTCATCGAGCATGGCCGGCTGGTGGCCGTCGGCAGTCATGCCGAACTGATGGCCGGCAGCCCGCTCTACGCCCGGCTGGCGGCGCTGCAGTTCGACGCCGCCGGCTAG
- a CDS encoding exonuclease domain-containing protein — MGHWLVIDLEATTEEGGWPLEDMEIIEIGASLVRPNGQEVDHFQRYVRPLRRPHLTAFCRALTHIDQASIDSAAPLPLVWPQFERWLCGHRPRLLGWASWGEYDRRQLEQDWQRLQLHSCLAEVPHLNLKRRFAEARQLPRPVGLNNALQLAGLQFGGQQHRALTDARNTARLLPLALPL, encoded by the coding sequence ATGGGACACTGGCTGGTAATCGACCTGGAAGCGACCACCGAGGAAGGTGGCTGGCCGCTCGAGGACATGGAGATCATCGAGATCGGCGCCTCCCTCGTGCGCCCCAACGGCCAGGAAGTGGATCACTTCCAGCGCTATGTGCGACCGCTGCGGCGGCCCCACCTGACCGCCTTCTGCCGCGCCCTGACCCATATCGACCAGGCCAGCATCGACTCCGCCGCACCACTGCCCCTCGTATGGCCGCAGTTCGAGCGCTGGCTGTGCGGCCACCGACCGCGCCTGCTGGGCTGGGCCAGCTGGGGCGAATACGACAGGCGCCAGCTGGAACAGGACTGGCAGCGCCTGCAGCTGCACAGTTGCCTCGCCGAGGTGCCCCACCTCAACCTCAAACGGCGTTTCGCCGAAGCCCGCCAGCTGCCCCGCCCGGTCGGCCTCAACAACGCACTGCAACTGGCCGGCCTGCAATTCGGCGGCCAGCAGCATCGGGCCCTGACCGACGCGCGCAACACCGCGCGCCTGCTACCGCTTGCCCTGCCGCTCTAG